A genomic window from Dethiosulfovibrio russensis includes:
- a CDS encoding type II toxin-antitoxin system YoeB family toxin produces MKGDLAGWWSRRINRFDRIVYRINGGAIEIA; encoded by the coding sequence CTGAAAGGCGATCTTGCCGGTTGGTGGAGTCGCAGGATAAATCGTTTCGACAGAATCGTCTACAGGATAAACGGTGGTGCTATAGAGATAGCATAG
- the nikC gene encoding nickel ABC transporter permease subunit NikC translates to MPLRKTTVVGLALLALIALSAVGASRLTPWDPMEVDLAMKFAPPGNGHVLGCDHLGRDVLSRLLYGTRVSMGSVGLILGLVMGTGFVVGAAAGYFGGRVDTLLMRLCDVFLTFPTFILAMFLIGILGTGMTNVILAVAMTHWAWYARIVRSMVLSIRNRDYIMAARVSGTGHWGILFRHMMPSVFSQLAILATMDIGHMMLHVSGLSFLGLGVTPPTPEWGVMIADARAYIWTHPELMVYPGAMIFLTVMACNLLGDSLRDSLDPALVTEAAA, encoded by the coding sequence ATGCCATTAAGGAAGACCACTGTAGTGGGGCTTGCTCTACTAGCCCTGATAGCCCTGTCCGCCGTCGGAGCCTCTCGTCTTACTCCCTGGGATCCCATGGAAGTCGACCTGGCTATGAAATTCGCACCTCCGGGAAACGGCCATGTCCTGGGCTGCGACCATCTGGGACGAGACGTCCTGTCCAGGCTTCTCTACGGAACCAGAGTCTCTATGGGATCGGTGGGCCTGATCCTGGGACTCGTTATGGGAACGGGGTTTGTCGTCGGGGCCGCCGCAGGATATTTCGGAGGCAGGGTCGATACCCTTCTGATGAGACTCTGCGACGTGTTCCTTACCTTCCCCACGTTCATCCTCGCCATGTTTCTCATAGGTATCCTCGGAACCGGAATGACCAACGTCATACTGGCGGTAGCCATGACCCATTGGGCCTGGTACGCCCGTATAGTCCGAAGCATGGTCCTGTCCATACGAAACAGGGATTATATAATGGCCGCCAGGGTATCTGGAACCGGGCACTGGGGGATACTGTTCCGCCACATGATGCCTTCGGTCTTCTCCCAACTGGCGATACTGGCGACGATGGATATAGGCCATATGATGCTACACGTTTCTGGTCTCTCCTTCCTTGGCCTGGGCGTAACCCCTCCGACTCCCGAATGGGGGGTCATGATAGCCGACGCCAGGGCCTACATCTGGACTCACCCGGAACTTATGGTCTACCCGGGAGCGATGATATTTCTCACCGTGATGGCCTGCAATCTTCTGGGAGACTCGCTTCGAGACTCTCTGGACCCGGCCCTGGTAACGGAGGCTGCGGCATGA
- the nikB gene encoding nickel ABC transporter permease subunit NikB gives MIRYISKRVAQLIPLLVIVSIVVFLVLRLGQGDPAMTYLRLSGIPPTDQALATAREELGLNSSLPVQYIRWATKAIHLDFGKSYVTGNPVFPEIIYYMPNTLKLAAFSLALTLAVSLPLGMWAALNRDRLPDHSTRFLAFTGVSMPGFWLAYLLIWLFSIKLKWLPSMGLGGPAHMIMPAISMSLMSICINIRLIRGSVLENLHARWGLYGRLRGLPEKIVIGKHVLVNSLIPIVTAVGMHIGELFGGAVVAETIFSWPGVGRYAVSAIYNRDYPVMQCFILMMTVIFVVMNLAIDILYAWLDPRIRLEGGQS, from the coding sequence ATGATTCGATATATATCCAAAAGAGTGGCCCAGCTCATACCATTGCTTGTTATCGTATCGATCGTGGTGTTTCTCGTCCTCAGACTGGGACAGGGAGATCCGGCCATGACATATCTGCGCCTGTCAGGGATACCTCCGACTGACCAGGCCCTCGCCACCGCCAGAGAGGAACTGGGGCTGAACTCGTCTCTGCCAGTTCAATATATACGCTGGGCTACGAAAGCGATCCACCTGGATTTCGGAAAATCCTACGTGACTGGAAACCCGGTATTTCCGGAGATCATATACTACATGCCCAACACGTTGAAACTGGCGGCGTTTTCTCTGGCTCTGACGCTTGCGGTAAGTCTGCCCCTGGGAATGTGGGCCGCACTCAACAGAGACCGTCTGCCGGACCATTCCACCAGGTTCCTGGCCTTCACAGGGGTTTCCATGCCTGGTTTCTGGCTGGCGTACCTGTTGATATGGCTGTTCTCCATAAAGCTCAAGTGGCTACCCTCCATGGGACTTGGGGGCCCTGCTCACATGATAATGCCAGCCATATCGATGTCTCTGATGTCCATATGCATAAACATCAGGCTGATAAGGGGAAGCGTTCTGGAAAACCTTCACGCCCGCTGGGGACTTTACGGTCGACTGAGAGGTCTTCCTGAAAAAATCGTAATAGGAAAACACGTACTGGTAAACTCGCTGATACCGATAGTGACCGCAGTAGGAATGCACATAGGCGAGCTGTTCGGAGGAGCGGTGGTGGCCGAAACCATCTTCTCATGGCCCGGGGTAGGCCGATACGCCGTCTCGGCGATCTACAACAGGGATTATCCGGTGATGCAGTGTTTCATACTCATGATGACGGTGATATTCGTGGTGATGAATCTGGCGATAGATATTCTATATGCCTGGCTCGATCCGAGGATAAGACTGGAAGGGGGACAAAGCTGA
- a CDS encoding ABC transporter ATP-binding protein, whose amino-acid sequence MKITPVIELSRVSKSYRRGGFFRKGERVEVLKEIDLSIRPGECVGLIGPSGSGKSTMGRILLGLESPDDGEVRMMGESISAETHLSKNRRRAVQVVFQNAPDSCNPRMTAREILSEPLRNFEKLRGRRLEEKIDSLLKKVGLLSSDKGKRPDRFSGGELQRICIARALAPGPDLILLDEAVSALDMVVQSQILDLLDELRFDLGTAYLFVTHDLRLVRRFCDRAFLLENGRLEPFDPATFAANKHLPLLDELVKAMPPSRPNRNRG is encoded by the coding sequence GTGAAGATTACCCCTGTGATCGAGCTATCGAGAGTCTCAAAAAGCTACAGAAGAGGCGGTTTCTTTCGAAAGGGAGAGAGAGTGGAGGTACTGAAGGAGATAGACCTGTCGATCCGACCGGGCGAATGCGTGGGATTGATAGGGCCCAGCGGTTCCGGCAAAAGCACCATGGGACGGATCCTGCTGGGACTGGAGTCTCCCGACGACGGAGAGGTTCGTATGATGGGAGAATCGATCTCCGCCGAAACCCATCTATCGAAAAACCGACGCAGGGCCGTTCAGGTGGTTTTCCAAAACGCCCCGGATTCGTGCAATCCCAGGATGACGGCCAGAGAGATACTGTCCGAACCGCTGAGAAACTTCGAAAAGCTCAGGGGTAGACGTCTAGAAGAGAAGATAGACTCTCTTTTGAAAAAGGTCGGCCTACTCTCTTCCGATAAAGGGAAACGCCCCGACCGTTTCAGCGGTGGAGAGCTTCAGCGTATATGCATAGCCAGAGCTCTGGCCCCCGGCCCCGATCTGATCCTATTGGACGAGGCGGTCAGTGCCCTAGACATGGTAGTCCAATCACAAATACTGGATCTATTGGACGAACTGAGATTCGACCTGGGAACGGCCTATCTGTTCGTGACCCACGACCTTCGACTGGTAAGACGATTCTGCGACAGGGCCTTTCTGCTGGAGAACGGTCGTCTGGAACCCTTCGACCCCGCTACTTTCGCGGCGAATAAGCATCTCCCTCTGCTGGACGAGCTAGTAAAGGCGATGCCTCCGTCGAGACCGAATAGAAATAGAGGATGA
- a CDS encoding ABC transporter ATP-binding protein produces the protein MNSPYLTVRNLKVRYGSKELVKGISLDAYRGRILGILGESGCGKSLTCLGILGLLPPGLSSSGKITIEGKSTTESREYLDSSITSIMQNPVSCFDPVYTVGNHFAETLKAHDISDYSTVVKALEEVGLSRESRLLDLYPFQMSGGMLQRVMIALALVTEAPFIVADEPTTDLDAINQTRILTLLGKLVNRRNLGMIIVTHDLGVLAKMADDVVVMKDGVMVDSGTVENLFDHPGSDYTAELVEAHMKLSGETEEILS, from the coding sequence ATGAACTCGCCCTATCTGACCGTCAGGAACCTGAAGGTACGCTACGGTTCCAAAGAATTGGTGAAGGGAATTTCTCTAGATGCCTACAGAGGACGGATTCTGGGAATCCTGGGAGAGAGCGGATGCGGCAAATCATTGACCTGTCTAGGCATATTGGGACTTCTGCCGCCGGGATTATCCTCCTCCGGAAAGATAACTATAGAAGGGAAATCGACGACGGAATCGAGAGAATATCTGGACTCTTCGATCACCTCGATCATGCAGAACCCCGTGAGCTGTTTCGACCCTGTCTACACCGTAGGAAACCATTTTGCGGAGACCTTGAAAGCCCACGACATATCCGACTACTCCACCGTAGTCAAAGCCCTCGAAGAGGTGGGCCTGTCGAGGGAATCCAGGTTACTGGATCTATATCCTTTCCAGATGAGCGGCGGAATGCTTCAGAGGGTTATGATAGCCCTGGCCCTGGTTACGGAGGCTCCGTTCATCGTGGCCGACGAGCCAACCACAGACCTGGACGCCATAAACCAGACCAGAATATTGACCCTTCTGGGAAAACTCGTAAATCGCAGAAATCTGGGGATGATAATTGTGACCCATGATCTCGGAGTGCTGGCGAAGATGGCCGACGACGTCGTAGTGATGAAGGACGGTGTAATGGTTGACTCCGGAACAGTCGAAAACCTGTTCGATCACCCCGGATCGGACTACACCGCCGAGCTGGTAGAGGCTCACATGAAACTCTCGGGAGAGACGGAGGAAATCCTATCGTGA
- a CDS encoding methyl-accepting chemotaxis protein, translating into MSGQADIKGLSVGVQVVVVVGVIIAVLLAVVVGVASVRAGRMLERTIDDGGLGFVESLQTGVAQEIETLRISNRSYVNIVVQRLASKRVFENQETIPIGDRQVPKIFIMDDGLQQITGDEMLVQEWQNAMGSQFSVLQVVDEGLVRVATTLKDSDGNVLWGSLYDKASPLYKATVENKGDYEDIVEIDGVPHLACYKAVIDADGDVRMVVFSGTSLQTVEWRVAYSSLGEGSYGIIFDKDGAVVIHPKLERGVSMSESCPPLWKACKSAGLFDTTEPVRFEYDFEGRRSMGYVQKVEGTDWYAMMVVNADLAMAPVGAMKRGLLLWTLPLAVVGLVLLAFAVIKLMSPLKEVVTVADRIAEGDLSMEISGDSSNRNEIKKVMAAFGRILEEYRALVQKVEDMNRRIAEGSKAMNEISRDVHESLTSVDEASKAVAEMVDSIAASAEETNAGVEEVSSGVASSTQVVTELSEQASVVSENAEEGRRSVEAVTDGTGKAGEVSGRVEEAVAELGKSVEGISGFVNTIATIADQTNLLALNAAIEAARAGDAGRGFAVVAEEVRKLAEESNEAASNIRRVIEEVQKDMSVAAEDTREAGTVMADLLERSKQAAAKISEVTGGVASMAEGIQSIAAASEEQTASTQEIARAIDTIASMLNGGRDSAKDTERAAKEMASRMENLQMIREDQHNQLVELRELTSIYRLKPSDGTPPAIEG; encoded by the coding sequence GTGAGTGGACAGGCAGACATCAAGGGGTTGTCCGTAGGCGTTCAGGTAGTGGTGGTGGTCGGCGTCATAATAGCCGTCCTGCTTGCGGTGGTAGTAGGAGTGGCGTCCGTCAGGGCCGGAAGGATGTTGGAGCGGACCATAGACGACGGAGGTCTGGGGTTCGTCGAAAGCCTCCAGACCGGGGTGGCCCAGGAAATAGAGACCCTGAGGATCAGCAACCGATCCTACGTAAACATAGTGGTCCAGAGGCTGGCCAGCAAGAGGGTCTTCGAGAACCAGGAGACTATCCCTATCGGCGATCGTCAGGTACCTAAGATCTTCATAATGGACGACGGACTACAGCAGATAACCGGAGACGAGATGCTGGTCCAGGAATGGCAGAACGCCATGGGAAGCCAGTTTTCCGTCCTGCAGGTGGTGGACGAAGGCCTGGTCCGCGTCGCCACTACCCTCAAGGATTCCGACGGCAACGTCCTGTGGGGAAGTCTCTACGACAAGGCCTCTCCTCTGTACAAAGCCACCGTGGAGAACAAAGGAGATTACGAGGACATCGTAGAGATAGACGGAGTACCTCATCTGGCCTGCTACAAGGCCGTGATCGATGCCGACGGCGACGTCAGGATGGTAGTCTTCTCCGGAACTTCCCTTCAGACCGTCGAATGGCGCGTGGCCTACTCCAGCCTCGGAGAGGGGAGCTACGGCATAATCTTCGACAAAGACGGAGCGGTGGTCATCCATCCCAAGTTGGAGAGGGGAGTCTCCATGTCGGAGAGCTGCCCTCCCCTCTGGAAAGCCTGTAAATCGGCGGGGCTTTTCGACACGACCGAGCCAGTGAGGTTTGAATACGACTTCGAGGGCCGTAGGTCCATGGGCTACGTCCAGAAGGTAGAGGGAACCGACTGGTACGCCATGATGGTGGTCAACGCCGACCTTGCCATGGCCCCGGTCGGAGCCATGAAGAGAGGACTCCTGCTCTGGACCCTGCCCCTGGCGGTGGTCGGCCTGGTCCTTCTGGCCTTCGCCGTGATCAAGCTGATGTCTCCTCTTAAGGAGGTCGTGACGGTTGCGGACCGCATAGCCGAGGGAGACCTGTCCATGGAGATAAGCGGAGACTCGTCCAACCGCAACGAGATAAAGAAAGTCATGGCCGCCTTCGGCCGCATCCTGGAGGAATACCGGGCCCTGGTTCAGAAGGTGGAGGACATGAACCGCCGGATAGCCGAAGGATCCAAGGCCATGAACGAAATATCCCGAGACGTCCACGAATCGCTGACCTCGGTGGACGAAGCCTCCAAAGCCGTCGCCGAGATGGTGGACTCCATAGCGGCCTCCGCCGAGGAGACCAACGCCGGAGTGGAGGAAGTATCCTCCGGAGTCGCCAGCTCCACCCAGGTCGTGACCGAGTTGAGCGAACAGGCCAGCGTGGTATCGGAGAACGCCGAGGAGGGGCGCAGATCGGTCGAGGCGGTGACGGACGGAACCGGCAAAGCCGGAGAGGTCAGCGGTCGGGTAGAGGAAGCAGTGGCGGAACTTGGCAAATCGGTGGAGGGAATAAGCGGCTTCGTCAACACCATAGCCACCATAGCGGACCAGACCAACCTATTGGCGCTGAACGCCGCCATAGAGGCGGCCAGGGCCGGAGACGCCGGTCGAGGCTTCGCGGTAGTGGCGGAAGAGGTCCGTAAACTGGCGGAGGAAAGCAACGAAGCCGCCTCGAACATCCGTAGGGTCATAGAGGAAGTCCAAAAGGACATGTCCGTAGCCGCGGAGGACACCAGGGAAGCCGGAACAGTCATGGCCGATCTGCTGGAGCGTTCGAAACAGGCGGCGGCCAAGATCTCGGAGGTGACGGGAGGAGTGGCCTCCATGGCGGAGGGAATCCAGTCCATAGCGGCCGCCTCGGAGGAACAGACCGCCAGCACCCAGGAGATAGCCCGGGCCATTGATACCATAGCCTCCATGCTCAACGGAGGCCGAGACTCCGCCAAGGATACCGAGAGGGCAGCCAAGGAAATGGCCTCTCGCATGGAGAACCTTCAGATGATAAGGGAGGACCAGCATAACCAGCTCGTAGAGCTGCGGGAGCTGACCTCCATATACCGCCTGAAGCCCTCGGATGGAACCCCCCCGGCGATAGAGGGATAG
- a CDS encoding type II toxin-antitoxin system RelB/DinJ family antitoxin, whose amino-acid sequence MGKVLVQAKIDDGIKNEAVEIFQTLGIDTASAIRMFFHSVVNEGGLPFDLKVKDPFYFPANMERLRKSIASLEAGKGSSHELVGTEDDKDLV is encoded by the coding sequence ATGGGTAAGGTTCTCGTTCAAGCGAAGATAGACGACGGAATTAAAAACGAAGCGGTAGAGATATTTCAGACGTTGGGAATCGACACGGCAAGTGCTATAAGGATGTTTTTCCATAGTGTCGTCAACGAGGGAGGTTTACCTTTCGACTTGAAGGTTAAAGACCCCTTTTACTTTCCTGCTAATATGGAACGTTTGAGGAAATCTATCGCATCGTTGGAGGCAGGGAAGGGCTCTTCCCACGAACTGGTGGGTACGGAAGATGATAAAGACCTGGTCTGA
- the nikA gene encoding nickel ABC transporter substrate-binding protein, which yields MRRSRLLISLAVALSAIVLSTAVWAQESSKKTRVVYSWPSYAGPLLPHMYSPSQMYAQRMVYDPLVEYEEDGSYSPALATSWDISPDGKVYTFRLREGVEFSDGTPFDAEAVVMNFDAIKANEKRHKWMDLVTQIDGWESVDEHTFRLTLKNAYYPALAELSLIRPFRFLSPSAFPDDGDTSKSIKAPIGTGPWMLVESKKGEYDLFKANPHSWRGKQDVDEIMVKVISDPTARALAFETGEIDLIYGASTGQIDMETFNRYRSMDGIVTGLSGPLEGRNIAMNSGRFPTDDPSVRQAILHGVDRKAIVKHVFLGMEYPAETLFAKNRPYCDLNLKPYVYDPKLSAKILDKAGWEKNDDSPFRKKDGAPLTLDFCFIGTNALQKASAEAIQGDLRKIGIDVRLVAEEADSYYKRQKSGEFGMIFSSTWGAPYDPQSYCSSMRIPSHADYQAQSGLKMKEKLDRSISEVLITVDEKERADLYRYILTTLHEEAIYMPLSFSTAIKVYRECNLSDIPFRPTPYDIPFERISLPKNGI from the coding sequence ATGAGAAGATCAAGGTTGTTAATTTCTTTGGCCGTCGCCCTTTCTGCGATCGTTCTGTCCACGGCCGTTTGGGCACAGGAAAGCTCGAAAAAAACGAGGGTCGTGTATTCGTGGCCCAGTTACGCCGGACCCCTTCTACCTCATATGTACAGTCCAAGTCAGATGTACGCCCAGCGCATGGTGTACGACCCTCTGGTGGAGTACGAGGAAGACGGATCCTACAGTCCCGCTCTGGCGACGTCCTGGGACATCTCTCCGGACGGCAAGGTCTATACCTTCAGACTCAGAGAGGGGGTGGAGTTCTCCGACGGCACGCCTTTCGATGCCGAGGCCGTGGTGATGAATTTTGACGCCATAAAGGCTAACGAGAAAAGACATAAATGGATGGACCTGGTCACTCAGATCGATGGCTGGGAGTCGGTGGACGAACACACCTTCCGGCTGACGCTGAAAAACGCGTACTACCCGGCTCTGGCCGAACTGAGCCTGATAAGACCTTTCAGGTTCCTGTCTCCCTCGGCATTTCCCGACGACGGAGATACTTCCAAGAGTATAAAGGCCCCTATCGGAACCGGACCCTGGATGCTAGTCGAGTCTAAAAAGGGAGAATACGACCTTTTTAAGGCCAATCCTCACTCCTGGAGGGGCAAACAAGACGTAGACGAGATCATGGTCAAGGTTATATCGGACCCCACCGCAAGAGCGCTGGCATTCGAGACCGGAGAGATAGACCTGATATACGGAGCTAGCACGGGGCAGATAGACATGGAGACCTTCAATCGCTACCGTTCCATGGACGGTATCGTCACAGGTCTGTCCGGCCCCCTCGAGGGACGAAACATCGCGATGAACTCCGGCAGGTTTCCCACCGACGATCCCTCGGTAAGGCAGGCTATTCTTCACGGGGTGGACAGAAAAGCCATAGTGAAACACGTTTTTCTAGGAATGGAATACCCGGCGGAAACCCTGTTCGCGAAAAACCGACCCTACTGCGATCTGAATCTGAAGCCATACGTCTACGATCCCAAACTTTCGGCAAAAATACTGGATAAAGCCGGATGGGAAAAAAATGACGATTCCCCCTTCAGGAAAAAAGACGGGGCTCCTCTAACCCTGGATTTCTGTTTCATAGGGACCAACGCTCTCCAGAAGGCATCGGCGGAGGCCATTCAGGGAGATCTGAGAAAAATCGGAATCGACGTCAGGCTCGTGGCGGAAGAGGCGGACTCGTACTATAAGAGACAGAAATCCGGCGAATTCGGGATGATATTTTCATCGACCTGGGGAGCTCCCTACGACCCTCAATCCTACTGTAGCTCCATGAGGATCCCGTCCCATGCGGATTACCAGGCTCAGTCTGGACTGAAGATGAAGGAGAAACTGGATCGCAGCATATCCGAAGTCTTGATCACAGTGGACGAGAAGGAAAGAGCCGATCTCTATCGGTATATATTGACGACGCTGCACGAAGAAGCCATATATATGCCGCTTTCGTTTTCCACCGCGATAAAAGTCTACAGGGAATGCAATTTATCGGACATTCCCTTCAGGCCGACTCCCTACGATATTCCCTTCGAACGGATAAGTCTTCCGAAGAACGGTATTTAG